From the genome of Desulfobaculum xiamenense, one region includes:
- a CDS encoding carboxypeptidase-like regulatory domain-containing protein, which yields MMRSPFPIGLRSERHGAAWRIFLAALLIVFAMMISDASAQNSGTSIRGLVTSRHPYTGQMFPSPGVMIELYRHDMMTGQWMHMGGTRTNGQGFYFFWNLQPGPYVLQVNGMQNFPVQVVPVDPRFYQFQDIPPLMF from the coding sequence ATGATGCGTAGTCCATTCCCCATCGGCTTGCGATCGGAGCGTCATGGTGCCGCATGGCGTATCTTTCTGGCTGCTTTGCTGATCGTTTTCGCCATGATGATTTCCGATGCGTCCGCGCAGAATTCCGGAACCAGTATCCGGGGACTCGTTACGAGCAGACACCCGTATACCGGGCAGATGTTTCCTTCGCCCGGTGTGATGATCGAACTGTACAGGCATGACATGATGACCGGGCAGTGGATGCACATGGGCGGAACGCGAACGAACGGGCAGGGATTCTACTTCTTCTGGAATCTCCAGCCGGGGCCGTATGTGCTTCAGGTCAACGGCATGCAGAATTTTCCTGTGCAGGTCGTGCCTGTCGATCCACGGTTCTATCAGTTTCAGGACATACCGCCTCTGATGTTCTAG
- a CDS encoding aminotransferase class IV, with translation MILHDGYGFREDSIELNAAGPAFRFGFSFFETLLWNGSAPCRLGAHLRRIHASLDAFGLRHETSDLGPVIAQVAARNGLIGRTARVNIIYHVDVAPDAALDASSDASDARPLHPVVLIAPYAVPSPDRALALGICPRPLHSWLGAHKSANHLPYWLAGREAAAQGLDGAVLTTPDGHVLEASNAALILREHERDGGRYVAPAAPGEGAGRAGILPSTALAAAREVLPIESRPVCVEELSRFEAIYSLNSLIGMLPVTAIGEAHFAADPTPCAMVRSRVHAVDGE, from the coding sequence GTGATCCTTCACGACGGCTACGGGTTCCGAGAGGACAGCATCGAGTTGAATGCGGCTGGCCCGGCGTTTCGCTTCGGCTTTTCCTTCTTCGAGACGCTGTTGTGGAACGGCAGTGCGCCGTGTCGGCTGGGGGCGCACCTGCGGCGCATTCATGCGAGCCTCGACGCCTTCGGCTTGCGTCACGAGACCTCGGACCTCGGCCCGGTTATCGCACAGGTCGCGGCGCGAAACGGCCTTATCGGGCGCACGGCGCGCGTGAATATCATCTACCATGTGGACGTTGCTCCAGATGCGGCCTTGGATGCGTCTTCGGATGCGTCTGACGCGCGACCTCTGCACCCGGTGGTACTCATCGCGCCATACGCCGTGCCGTCGCCGGACAGGGCGCTGGCGCTCGGCATCTGTCCCCGCCCCCTGCATTCGTGGCTTGGCGCGCACAAATCGGCGAACCATCTGCCGTACTGGTTGGCCGGACGCGAGGCTGCCGCGCAGGGCCTTGACGGCGCAGTCCTGACCACGCCGGACGGTCATGTCCTTGAGGCCTCGAATGCCGCGCTCATCCTGCGGGAACATGAGCGCGATGGCGGGCGCTATGTCGCCCCCGCCGCGCCGGGCGAGGGTGCGGGGCGGGCGGGAATCCTGCCGTCCACGGCTCTTGCCGCCGCGCGGGAGGTGTTGCCCATCGAGTCCCGTCCTGTGTGCGTTGAGGAACTGTCGCGTTTTGAGGCCATCTACTCACTCAATTCACTTATAGGCATGCTGCCCGTGACGGCGATCGGCGAAGCCCATTTCGCTGCGGACCCCACGCCCTGCGCCATGGTGCGGTCGCGGGTGCATGCGGTGGATGGCGAATAG
- a CDS encoding chorismate-binding protein: protein MHSHIADFADSQSLVALVEGLAVRPDADLFLSAPERAGAGPCRIGLAPCAEILVEPGTPREAIAEFLFATPGTSLGCLTYDYGLSLRGVVSDKMPWCPPGRFRRYRALVVFDPATGELRAEGDTDYARAAVAEALRPTLAAAPSAPSGTGGTGTQRASLGREGYMRGVEEVLERIRGGYTYQLCLSSEFAVHAPDLDPAGLFVRLWRECPAPFYALFRLGPVTVISTSPERFLRVADGEVLSQPIKGTLAFDEYRPELAERVTSSPKESAELSMIVDLIRNDISANCEYGSVRVDGHKSTFVVDNLIQMYTNVRGRLRADRTCLDLLLDAFPGGSVTGCPKLASMGIIEELEPHTRGVYCGSMVVVEDARNMESSIAIRTAVHDSRDGVFRHHAGSGIVVDSDPESEYLETLAKAGKFARLAGL, encoded by the coding sequence ATGCACTCGCACATTGCGGACTTCGCTGATTCCCAATCCCTTGTCGCGCTTGTGGAGGGGCTTGCCGTCCGGCCCGACGCAGACCTCTTCCTGTCCGCCCCGGAGCGTGCCGGGGCCGGTCCCTGCCGCATCGGCCTTGCGCCGTGTGCGGAGATTCTCGTGGAACCGGGCACGCCGCGTGAGGCCATTGCCGAGTTCCTGTTTGCGACGCCCGGCACGTCCCTCGGTTGCCTGACCTACGACTACGGCCTGTCCCTGCGTGGGGTGGTGTCCGACAAGATGCCGTGGTGCCCGCCGGGGCGCTTTCGTCGCTACCGGGCGCTTGTGGTCTTTGATCCGGCCACGGGTGAACTGCGGGCCGAGGGCGACACGGATTATGCCCGTGCTGCGGTGGCAGAGGCCTTGCGCCCCACATTGGCCGCCGCGCCGTCCGCACCCAGCGGGACCGGCGGGACAGGCACGCAACGCGCGTCCCTTGGGCGCGAGGGCTACATGCGCGGCGTGGAGGAGGTGCTGGAACGCATTCGGGGCGGCTATACCTACCAGTTGTGCCTGTCCTCGGAATTCGCGGTTCACGCGCCGGACCTCGACCCCGCGGGGCTTTTCGTGCGGTTGTGGCGGGAGTGCCCCGCGCCGTTCTACGCGCTGTTTCGCCTTGGCCCGGTGACGGTGATCAGCACATCGCCGGAGCGCTTCCTGCGTGTTGCCGATGGAGAGGTGCTCTCCCAGCCCATCAAGGGCACGCTGGCCTTCGACGAGTACCGGCCAGAGCTGGCCGAGCGCGTGACATCCTCGCCCAAGGAGAGCGCGGAACTGTCGATGATCGTGGACCTTATCCGTAACGATATCTCCGCGAACTGCGAGTACGGCTCCGTGCGCGTGGACGGGCACAAGTCCACCTTCGTGGTGGACAATCTTATCCAGATGTACACCAACGTGCGCGGACGCCTGCGTGCGGACCGAACTTGCCTCGACCTGCTGCTGGACGCCTTTCCGGGCGGGTCGGTGACCGGTTGCCCCAAGCTCGCGTCCATGGGCATTATCGAGGAGCTTGAACCGCACACCCGTGGCGTGTACTGCGGAAGCATGGTCGTGGTGGAGGACGCACGCAACATGGAGTCGAGCATCGCCATTCGCACGGCGGTGCATGACTCGCGCGACGGCGTGTTTCGTCATCACGCGGGAAGCGGCATCGTGGTGGACTCCGACCCGGAGTCCGAATATCTCGAAACGCTGGCCAAGGCCGGAAAATTCGCGAGGTTGGCAGGGCTGTGA
- a CDS encoding aminodeoxychorismate/anthranilate synthase component II, protein MDIVIIDNNDSFTRNLEHLIVVTTGARVTVRPVAELAGVDPARWDMVVISPGPGHPGEYPGYGRIIDSGVPVLGVCLGLQILNAHFGGETSRLPGCVHGKADVIDFAGRRFEVARYHSLHLSRVGQGLSVRAANADGVPMIVVHPERPLIGLQFHPESFLTADGGFFINHALAHCGLR, encoded by the coding sequence ATGGATATCGTCATCATCGACAACAACGACAGCTTCACGCGTAACCTCGAACATCTGATCGTCGTGACCACTGGGGCGCGGGTGACTGTGCGGCCCGTGGCCGAACTTGCGGGCGTGGACCCCGCGCGGTGGGACATGGTCGTCATTTCACCCGGACCGGGGCACCCCGGCGAGTATCCCGGCTACGGGCGGATTATCGACTCCGGCGTGCCGGTCCTTGGCGTGTGCCTCGGGTTGCAGATTCTCAATGCGCATTTCGGCGGCGAGACGTCCCGCCTGCCGGGCTGCGTGCATGGCAAGGCCGACGTCATCGACTTCGCGGGCCGTCGGTTCGAGGTCGCCCGCTATCACTCGCTGCATCTGTCCCGCGTGGGGCAGGGGCTTTCGGTGCGCGCCGCCAATGCCGACGGCGTGCCCATGATCGTGGTTCATCCCGAGCGGCCGCTCATCGGCCTGCAATTTCATCCCGAATCATTTCTGACCGCCGATGGCGGATTCTTCATCAATCATGCACTCGCACATTGCGGACTTCGCTGA
- the bioA gene encoding adenosylmethionine--8-amino-7-oxononanoate transaminase, producing the protein MQTKDILEFDRTHIWHPYTSMIDPLPVYPVERAEGVRLHLADGRVLVDGMSSWWAAIHGYSHPVLVDALARQAQTMSHVMFGGITHRPAVELASRLVRMTPAPLERVFFSDSGSVAVEVAIKMAFQYWLSKGERRRTKLLTVRGGYHGDTFETMSVCDPENGMHGMFSGVLPQHLFAPVPSPAFGDAWNDAHFEAFETLLRANEGDIAAVILEPVVQGAGGMRFYSPEYLRRVRGLCDETGILLIADEIATGFGRTGTLFACEHAGIAPDIMCVGKALTGGMMTLAATLATAEVAEGISRGELSVLMHGPTFMANPLACAVACASIDLLESSPWRERVSAIETQLREELAPCADADTVADVRALGAIGVVETVRPVNMAAMQRFFVERGVWVRPFGRLVYIMPPFVTEPDDLSLLTHAVRDAARDPRLFS; encoded by the coding sequence ATGCAAACGAAAGATATTCTCGAATTCGACAGGACGCACATCTGGCATCCCTACACGTCCATGATCGACCCGCTTCCGGTGTACCCGGTGGAGCGCGCCGAGGGCGTGCGCCTGCATCTGGCCGACGGCCGCGTGCTCGTGGACGGCATGAGTTCGTGGTGGGCCGCCATTCACGGCTATTCGCACCCCGTACTCGTGGATGCGCTGGCCCGGCAGGCACAGACCATGTCGCACGTCATGTTTGGTGGCATCACCCATCGCCCCGCCGTGGAGTTGGCAAGCCGCCTCGTGCGCATGACGCCCGCACCGCTCGAACGCGTCTTCTTCAGCGACTCCGGCTCCGTGGCCGTGGAGGTCGCCATCAAGATGGCTTTCCAGTACTGGCTGTCCAAGGGCGAACGCCGCCGCACGAAGCTCCTCACCGTACGCGGCGGCTACCATGGCGACACCTTCGAGACCATGAGCGTGTGCGACCCGGAAAACGGCATGCACGGCATGTTCTCCGGCGTGCTGCCCCAGCATCTCTTCGCGCCGGTTCCCTCGCCCGCCTTCGGTGACGCGTGGAACGACGCACACTTCGAGGCCTTCGAAACTCTCCTGCGCGCCAACGAGGGCGACATCGCCGCCGTCATCCTCGAACCCGTGGTGCAGGGCGCGGGCGGCATGCGCTTCTACTCGCCGGAGTACCTGCGCCGCGTACGCGGGCTGTGCGACGAAACGGGCATCCTGCTCATCGCCGACGAAATCGCCACCGGCTTCGGCCGCACCGGCACACTCTTCGCCTGCGAGCACGCGGGCATCGCCCCGGACATCATGTGTGTGGGCAAGGCGCTGACTGGCGGCATGATGACCCTCGCCGCCACCCTCGCCACGGCAGAGGTGGCCGAAGGCATCTCGCGCGGGGAACTCTCCGTGCTCATGCACGGGCCGACGTTCATGGCCAATCCGCTGGCCTGCGCCGTGGCCTGCGCCAGCATCGACCTGCTTGAATCTTCGCCGTGGCGCGAGCGCGTGAGCGCCATCGAAACGCAGCTTCGCGAGGAGCTGGCCCCCTGCGCCGACGCGGATACCGTGGCCGACGTGCGGGCACTTGGGGCCATCGGTGTGGTCGAAACCGTCCGCCCCGTAAACATGGCCGCCATGCAGCGCTTCTTCGTGGAGCGCGGCGTGTGGGTCCGCCCCTTTGGACGACTGGTGTACATCATGCCGCCCTTCGTCACCGAACCGGACGATCTGTCCCTTCTCACCCACGCGGTGCGCGACGCCGCACGCGATCCGAGGCTCTTCTCATGA
- the bioD gene encoding dethiobiotin synthase translates to MTGNLPSRLFVTGTDTDAGKTVISALLTAGLDAHYWKPVQSGVREGTDTETVRRLTGLPAERFLPEAYRLMEPLSPHAAALIDGVRIDLDAIRMPNLPADARLVVEGAGGIMVPLNENALMIDLMARLGLPVVLVARSGLGTINHTLLSLAALRQAGIEVCGVVLNGPRNPANRDAVEEYGKVRVLAEVEPLPQLSPATLRETFARVFAQG, encoded by the coding sequence ATGACCGGAAATCTTCCCTCTCGCCTCTTCGTCACCGGCACGGACACCGACGCCGGAAAGACCGTCATCAGCGCCCTGCTCACCGCCGGGCTCGACGCCCACTACTGGAAGCCCGTGCAGAGCGGCGTTCGCGAGGGCACCGACACCGAAACGGTGCGCCGCCTCACGGGCCTGCCCGCAGAGCGCTTCCTGCCCGAGGCCTACCGCCTCATGGAACCGCTTTCGCCCCATGCCGCCGCGCTCATCGACGGCGTGCGCATCGACCTCGACGCCATCCGCATGCCCAACCTCCCGGCCGATGCGCGGCTGGTGGTCGAAGGCGCGGGGGGCATAATGGTCCCGCTAAACGAAAATGCGCTGATGATCGATCTCATGGCTCGGCTGGGTCTGCCGGTGGTGCTGGTGGCCCGCTCAGGGCTGGGAACCATCAACCACACCCTGCTCTCCCTTGCGGCCCTGCGGCAGGCGGGGATCGAAGTCTGCGGCGTGGTGCTGAACGGTCCCCGCAATCCCGCGAATCGGGACGCTGTGGAAGAGTACGGAAAGGTGCGCGTGCTGGCCGAGGTGGAACCGCTGCCGCAGCTTTCCCCCGCCACCCTGCGCGAGACCTTCGCCCGCGTCTTTGCGCAGGGCTGA
- a CDS encoding methyltransferase domain-containing protein: MKRLVAAFFSRAGASYCEAARVQREAARDCVSAVPGGHHGVVVEIGTGQGMATAMLRASISFERYVGLDIAPGMLAAMTERGPRELHVVADGECPPLTEGCADLLVSSSTMQWYRDPARSIPANLRLLRPGGAFSFSIFVEGTLSELAQASRLSGFGDVVHLRSAQEYEWIVDGVPGVECESRLWEVRERYATVRDLLRTLKRSGVTGAGAGRAFSRRCYENFETTYRRLHGDADGVAATWRVLYLWGRRVA, from the coding sequence ATGAAGCGACTGGTCGCCGCATTCTTTAGCCGCGCCGGGGCGAGCTATTGCGAGGCGGCGCGCGTGCAGCGCGAGGCCGCGCGCGACTGCGTGAGCGCCGTGCCCGGCGGTCACCATGGCGTGGTCGTGGAGATCGGCACCGGGCAGGGCATGGCCACGGCCATGCTGCGGGCGTCCATCTCCTTCGAGCGCTATGTTGGCCTCGACATCGCGCCGGGAATGCTGGCGGCAATGACCGAACGCGGCCCGCGCGAACTCCATGTCGTGGCCGACGGCGAATGTCCGCCGCTGACCGAGGGCTGTGCCGATCTGCTCGTCAGTTCCTCGACCATGCAATGGTATCGCGACCCCGCCCGGTCCATTCCCGCCAATCTGCGGTTGCTGCGGCCCGGCGGCGCTTTTTCGTTCTCAATCTTCGTTGAGGGGACGCTGTCGGAATTGGCGCAGGCCAGCCGTTTGAGCGGATTCGGGGATGTGGTCCACTTGCGCAGTGCGCAGGAATACGAGTGGATTGTGGACGGGGTGCCCGGTGTGGAGTGTGAGAGCCGTCTGTGGGAGGTTCGGGAGCGTTACGCCACCGTGCGCGACCTGCTGCGGACCCTCAAGCGCAGCGGCGTGACCGGTGCCGGAGCCGGACGGGCCTTTTCCCGGCGATGCTACGAGAATTTCGAGACGACATACCGACGGCTGCACGGCGATGCGGATGGCGTCGCCGCTACGTGGCGGGTGCTCTATTTGTGGGGCCGCAGGGTGGCCTAG
- a CDS encoding aminotransferase class I/II-fold pyridoxal phosphate-dependent enzyme — MTQDNFWKEYVAAELSRMREQSLLREMPLVDRGVDRFIDHAGQRLLNLASNNYLGLAGHPALREAAADAARDLGAGSGASRIVTGTFALYDALERELAEFKGTQAALTVGSGYAANVAIMTALADRNTVVFSDRLNHASIIDGITLSRAEHVRYRHGDMDHLAVMMARHADTRRKILVTDTVFSMDGDRADLPAIVRLCRDNGVLIVVDEAHAAGILGNGRGLAHEMGLADEIDVHMGTFSKAFGSYGAYVAASADLVALVRNRGRSFVFSTSLPPSVMAANLAALGLVRSDDGRAERLLTMAADLRTHLAALGFDTGDSTTQIVPVIIGGNDEAVAAREFLMARGLCVPAIRPPTVPAGTARLRVSLRADLTDTDMAGVREAFAALAGEMHS, encoded by the coding sequence ATGACACAGGATAATTTCTGGAAGGAATACGTAGCGGCGGAGCTTTCGCGGATGCGGGAACAGTCGCTTTTGCGCGAGATGCCTCTCGTGGACCGGGGGGTGGACCGCTTCATCGACCATGCCGGTCAGCGGCTCCTGAACCTCGCCTCCAACAACTATCTTGGGCTTGCTGGGCATCCCGCCCTGCGCGAGGCCGCCGCCGACGCCGCGCGGGACCTCGGCGCGGGTAGCGGGGCGTCGCGCATCGTCACGGGCACCTTTGCCCTGTACGACGCCCTTGAGCGGGAACTCGCCGAGTTCAAGGGGACGCAGGCCGCGTTGACGGTCGGTTCCGGCTATGCGGCCAACGTGGCCATCATGACCGCGCTGGCCGACCGCAACACCGTGGTCTTTTCGGACCGGCTGAATCACGCAAGCATTATCGACGGCATCACCCTGTCCCGCGCGGAGCATGTGCGCTATCGCCATGGCGATATGGACCACCTTGCGGTGATGATGGCTCGCCACGCCGACACGCGGCGCAAAATCCTCGTCACGGACACCGTGTTCAGCATGGACGGCGACAGAGCGGACCTGCCCGCCATCGTCCGCCTGTGCCGCGACAACGGTGTGCTCATCGTGGTGGACGAGGCGCATGCCGCGGGCATCCTCGGCAACGGGCGCGGCCTTGCCCACGAGATGGGCCTCGCTGATGAGATCGACGTGCACATGGGCACCTTCAGCAAGGCCTTCGGCTCGTACGGGGCCTATGTCGCCGCGAGCGCGGACCTTGTGGCCCTCGTGCGCAACCGGGGGCGGTCCTTCGTCTTTTCCACGTCCTTGCCGCCGTCGGTCATGGCGGCCAATCTGGCGGCCCTCGGGCTGGTGCGTTCGGATGACGGACGCGCCGAGCGCCTGCTGACCATGGCTGCGGACCTGCGTACCCATCTTGCCGCCCTCGGCTTCGACACCGGCGATTCCACCACGCAGATCGTGCCCGTGATCATCGGCGGCAACGACGAGGCCGTGGCTGCGCGCGAATTTCTCATGGCTCGGGGCCTGTGTGTTCCGGCCATACGTCCGCCGACGGTTCCGGCGGGTACGGCGCGCCTTCGCGTGTCGCTGCGGGCCGATCTTACGGATACCGACATGGCCGGAGTGCGCGAGGCTTTCGCCGCTCTGGCAGGAGAGATGCATTCATGA
- a CDS encoding carbamate kinase yields the protein MSAGRDAARTLLVALGGNALVRKGQTGTIAEQFENLRLPLSQVARLSRDWRIILTHGNGPQVGELLLRQECCPHSVRLPLEILVAQTQGQIGYMMESTLDAELMQLEAGGQKPLVSLISYVVVDADDPAFAAPTKPIGPVLSEEQAASAGYPVRRTAKGLRRVVASPRPLTIVEKREIATLVADGFIVICCGGGGIPVVREGRRFCGVDAVIDKDLASARLAQEVGVDVFVIVTDVAGAYLDYGTPAERLVERLRIDEAMEHLRGGQFPPGSMGPKIEACAEFLRGGGSRAVICGMDAIEDAVAGRGGTEIVR from the coding sequence ATGAGCGCCGGGCGGGATGCGGCACGGACGCTTCTCGTGGCTCTTGGCGGCAACGCGCTGGTGCGCAAGGGGCAGACCGGCACCATCGCCGAGCAGTTCGAGAATCTTCGGCTCCCGCTGTCGCAGGTGGCGCGGCTTTCGCGTGACTGGCGCATCATCCTCACCCATGGCAATGGTCCGCAGGTGGGGGAGTTGCTGCTGCGGCAGGAGTGCTGCCCGCATTCCGTGCGTCTGCCGCTGGAAATCCTCGTGGCGCAGACGCAGGGACAGATCGGCTACATGATGGAATCCACGCTGGACGCAGAACTCATGCAGCTTGAGGCTGGCGGGCAGAAGCCTTTGGTCAGCCTCATCAGCTACGTGGTGGTCGATGCCGATGATCCGGCCTTTGCCGCCCCCACCAAGCCCATTGGCCCGGTGTTGAGCGAGGAGCAGGCCGCCTCGGCGGGCTATCCCGTGCGCCGGACTGCCAAGGGCCTGCGGCGGGTGGTGGCCTCTCCACGCCCGCTGACTATCGTGGAGAAGCGCGAAATCGCCACGCTGGTGGCGGATGGCTTCATTGTCATCTGCTGCGGTGGCGGCGGCATCCCTGTGGTGCGGGAGGGGCGGCGATTTTGCGGGGTGGACGCGGTCATCGACAAGGACCTCGCCAGCGCTCGGCTGGCGCAGGAGGTGGGCGTGGATGTGTTCGTCATCGTCACGGACGTGGCTGGTGCGTATCTCGATTACGGTACGCCCGCAGAGCGGCTCGTGGAGCGCCTTCGCATCGACGAGGCCATGGAGCACCTGCGTGGCGGGCAGTTTCCGCCCGGTAGCATGGGGCCGAAGATCGAGGCCTGTGCGGAATTCCTGCGCGGTGGCGGTTCGCGGGCCGTCATCTGCGGCATGGACGCCATAGAGGACGCCGTGGCCGGACGCGGCGGCACCGAAATCGTGCGCTGA
- a CDS encoding cyclic 2,3-diphosphoglycerate synthase, which produces MVEKVVIMGAAGRDFHNFNVYFRDNPRYEVVAFTAAQIEGIEGRAYPAELAGGGYPQGIPIRPESELRDIIRKHRVDLVAFSYSDVPHMQVMHTASQVMAEGADFMLIGATYTMLEASCPVVSVCAVRTGCGKSPTTRKVCDILRARGRRVVVVRHPMPYGDLSRQIVQRYETVDDFDQHRCTIEEREEYEPLVECGLVVYAGVDYAAILREAEREADVIVWDGGNNDTPFFRSTVHITVFDPHRAGHELTYYPGETNMLMADIAVINKVDTAPSSRVREVMDNIAAANPSAEVVLAKSPVTVDDPAAIAGRRVLVVEDGPTLTHGGMAYGAGTVAARTFGAAELVDPRPFACGSIAGVFERYTHIGPVLPAMGYHAHQLTDLERTINAVDCDLVLFGTPARLGRFLRIEHPTMRVRYDYADGGPARLEDALLRLLDERGAG; this is translated from the coding sequence ATGGTCGAGAAGGTTGTCATCATGGGGGCCGCTGGCCGGGATTTCCACAATTTCAACGTCTACTTCCGTGACAATCCGCGTTACGAGGTGGTGGCCTTCACCGCAGCCCAGATCGAGGGCATAGAGGGACGGGCCTATCCCGCCGAGTTGGCCGGTGGCGGCTATCCGCAGGGCATTCCCATCCGGCCCGAAAGCGAACTGCGCGACATCATCCGTAAGCATCGCGTGGACCTCGTGGCGTTTTCCTATTCCGACGTGCCGCACATGCAGGTGATGCATACGGCCTCGCAGGTCATGGCCGAGGGTGCGGATTTCATGCTGATCGGGGCGACGTACACCATGCTCGAAGCGTCGTGCCCTGTTGTCTCGGTGTGCGCGGTGCGCACCGGATGCGGCAAGTCGCCCACCACGCGCAAGGTGTGCGACATATTGCGCGCCCGTGGCCGGCGGGTCGTGGTGGTGCGCCACCCCATGCCCTATGGCGACCTTTCGCGGCAGATTGTCCAGCGCTACGAGACAGTTGATGATTTCGATCAGCATCGCTGCACTATCGAGGAGCGCGAGGAGTACGAGCCGCTGGTGGAATGCGGGCTGGTGGTCTACGCAGGTGTGGACTACGCCGCCATCCTGCGCGAGGCCGAACGCGAGGCCGACGTCATCGTCTGGGACGGTGGCAACAACGATACGCCATTCTTCCGCTCCACGGTACACATCACGGTTTTCGACCCGCACCGCGCCGGGCACGAACTCACCTACTATCCCGGCGAGACGAATATGCTTATGGCCGACATCGCCGTCATCAACAAGGTGGATACCGCGCCCTCAAGCCGCGTGCGGGAGGTCATGGACAACATCGCGGCGGCCAATCCCTCGGCCGAAGTGGTGCTGGCCAAATCTCCGGTGACGGTGGACGACCCTGCGGCCATCGCGGGGCGGCGGGTGCTGGTGGTGGAGGATGGCCCGACGCTGACCCACGGGGGCATGGCCTATGGCGCGGGGACCGTCGCGGCCCGGACCTTCGGCGCGGCGGAGCTGGTGGACCCGCGTCCCTTCGCGTGCGGCTCCATCGCGGGCGTGTTCGAGCGCTACACGCACATCGGACCGGTGCTCCCGGCCATGGGCTACCATGCGCACCAGTTGACGGACCTTGAGCGGACTATCAATGCCGTGGACTGCGATCTTGTGCTCTTCGGCACGCCAGCCCGCCTTGGGCGCTTCCTGCGCATCGAGCATCCGACCATGCGTGTGCGCTACGACTATGCGGACGGCGGTCCGGCGCGTCTGGAGGACGCGCTGCTGCGGCTGCTCGACGAGCGGGGCGCGGGATGA